The Edaphobacter flagellatus sequence ATAGTGTTGTGCTCCGACGCGGCGGCTCATGGTGTAGAAGTACTCGCTGGGATGCGGCTCGGAGTAGAAGACAAGCACTTTTGCCCCGGGAGCGAAGGCGATTCCTCCGAGGCCGCTGCCGTGTGGTCCGGCGATGACCTCGGCTCGCTGAAACATGTCCACCTGATCGCGGAGGCTGAGCTTTTCGGGCTGGATTTCGATAAAGCCGTATCGAGACAACAGATCGACGAGCGCGCGTTCGTTTTTGATCCTGCGGCGCCTGGCACCGGCGCGTGAGAGATAGATCCTGAGGTCTTTGGCAGGGTTCTTCGGCAGCCCGAAGCCGTGGGCAATTCTGCGGCGAATCTCGTCGTAGTAATAGGCATCGTGCAGGTAGCCGTTGCATCTGCCGGAGAGATACGACGGCAGGATAAATCGGTCGGCTCGAATCCACGTTTTGCCCGGGACAGACTGGATTGTCATCGAGGGAGGAGCGACGAGTGCGAGTGTTTCGCGTTGAAAGCTGCCCAGGTCGTCGGTGATGAACAGGGTGAGGGGCTGACCTTCCATGTAGCGTTCGATGGTGAGCAGTTGAGGGAGACAGTCGGCGAACCAGTGCCAGAAGCTGTAGGAGTCGATGCGCTGGATGGTGGAGGCTACTCCAATATGGTGCTCGGTTTGCCGGGGCTTAAAGCTGCGATAGGCGGGGCTAAGCTGGAAGCGATGCGGCAAGAGTACGGAGTCGCAGAAGACCTCGAAGTCCTTGTTAGCAACGAGACCGAGATGAGGGTAGTAGTGGGCAGGCGATACCTCGCAGACAAAGGCTTCGGCGAGCGGGATGGTGCCTGAACCGTAGTTCTTCGCCAAAGCGAGGAATGATTCGTCTCCTGGCTGTGCAATGGAAACTGACTGCGCGGGATGGAGGACACGGTAGCCGTGTACCTCGTGGCCGATGCGATCCTTTGCAGCGATCAGCTTTGTAACGCGGAGCTTTTCAAGTCCCAGACGATCGATCGGCTTCAGAAGGGTCTTGTCGGCCTTCCGGATCACCTTCTTTGCTGCCCAGGTGAGTTTTTCTCCCAGTGCATCAGGGATGAGCTCAAGCCCCGGACCATACGGCTGCTGCATCGAAACCTCCAATCACGGATCGGAAAATCGACTTCAGGCCCTGGGAGTCAGGACAAAACCGGCGATACAAATTACGCAAAGATCAGGTTGAGGATGACCAGAAGTCCAAGAACGCTCCAGGCTAGGGTAGAGGGCTTTTGGTACCAGGCCAGGTGATGCTCAGCTGGTTTGGGAGTAAGCGAGTAGACGAGGCCAACCAGCTCGGAATCAGGCCGCGGCTTCGTGACCAGGCTGACCGCAATGGTGACGATCAAGTTGACGGAGAAGGCGAAGATCGCGGTCCAGAAGTTCTGAGCCATTTCGCTGGAGTACCGATGAACGACGGAGATCCAGCCGCCGTGAATACCAGGAGTGGCGTCCGTAGGCATTGTGAGTCCGTGATGGACGAGAGCGGCCAATGTTCCTGAGATGAGGCCCGTAAAAGCAGCATGACCGGTGGTGCGCTTCCAGAACATGCCGAGAAGGAAGGTCGCGAAGAGAGGCGCGTTGACGAAGGAGAAGACGAGCTGCAGCGCGTCCATGATGTTGTTGAAGCTGGTGGCTGCATAGGCTGCGGCGATGGAGAGGAGAATGCCTCCTATGGTCGCCATACGTCCCATCCACAGATAGTGCGCATCGGTTGCGCGCTTGTTGATGTAGGCCTGATAGATGTCGTAGGTCCAGACGGTGTTGAAGGCGGTTACGTTGCCTGCCATACCGGACATGAAGCTAGCAAGAAGTGCGGTGAGGCCGAGTCCCAGAATGCCGGTCGGAAAGAAGTGCAGGAGCATGACGGGGATGGCAAGATCGTAGTTATAGACGGGCTGTCCGTGGCTGTCGACGATGGCTTTGCCGTTGAGCGGGTCGGTCTTTTGCGGAATGATACCGTGCGGGTGCTGATCGACAAGAGCCGCACCCGTTGAACCAGTAACGATAGCCGTGGGTGCTGCCGAGGTGTGTGAGGTAATGCTAACGGCGATAAGTCCCGGCAGGATGACCAGGAACGGAAAGAACATCTTCGGGATTGCAGCGATCAAAGGGACGCGGCGGGCAGATTCTTCGGAGTCAGCCGCCATGGCTCGCTGGACGACGAGGAAGTCGGTGCACCAATAACCGAAGGAGAGAACAAAGCCGAGTCCCATGACAAGGCCAACCCATTCAACCCCGAGGGTATTGGTATTGGCATGAGCCATACCGCGCCAGGAGTGCGTCATGGCCGCTGGCAGTGTCTGCTTGATTCCCTGCCATCCTCCAACGTTACGAAGGCCGATCCAGACTAGTGGGGCAAAGCCAGCGACGATGAGGAAGAACTGGAGGACTTCGTTGTAGATGGCACTGGTTAGGCCACCCAGGAAGATATACGCCAGAACAATGATGGCCGACAGGAAGACAGAGACATGGAAGATGTACTGATCGGGTACGATGCCGTGGAGAAGTCCCAGGGTCTGGATCAGCAATGCCATCGCATACATGGAGATGCCGGAGGAGAGCACGGTCATGATGGCAAAGGAGAAAGCATTGACGGCGCGGGTCTTTTCGTCAAAGCGCATACGGAGGTACTCCGGTACGGAGCGCGCTTTGGAGCCGTAGTAAAACGGCATCATAAAGATGCCGACGAAGATCATCGCAGGGACAGCGCCGATCCAATAGAAGTGGCTCGTATTGATGCCGTATTTGGCACCCGAGGCCCCCATGCCGATGACTTCCTGTGCACCGAGGTTTGCCGAGATAAAGGCGAGGCCGCAGACCCAGGCCGGGATGGAACGTCCGGCGAGGAAGAAGTCGTTCGAAGTGCGCATATAGCGCTTGAGGGCAAACCCGATGCCCAGGACGAAGGCGAAATAGACCAGCATGATGAGCCAGTCGACGATGGAGAGATTCACGATTCCCCTTCAACAGAACGAGTGTGCTTTTAGTTTACTTCGGCTCAATGTAAATAGTTTCTTCTGCCTCGTCTAGCGTCGTTTACATAGGCCCTAACGGCGTATGGATGCAGCAATTATTCCATTTGCATTGTTCCTGATACCCCGTTAGCAGCAGAAAACCACGAACGAAGGTGGGATGGCAAAGGAGGAAGCTGCCCTTTTTACTTAATGCGAACAAACCTGAATGTGCAAAGCGGCATCAAACGCAATTAGTTTGAGCATCGGTCAAAACAGCTAAGAATGTCCTATGACCGATGTTTTGATGGATTCTGTACGATTTTGATCTATCGGGACGGCCAGACAGTATCGGTTCCTGGCTTGGCCTTTGGGGCGTCCTGCTCTGCACTGGGAACATACTTTTACGGAGATTTTTCCGTATCGAATCCTCAGATGATCTTTGGAGAGAAACGTGGCACGAAAAATGCCAGTTTACTCCTGGAGTAGTTGATGCCGACCACGAAGACGATTCTCCTGGTAGATGACAATGCGGTACAGGCTGCGATCCGACAGGTGATTCTGCGCCGGTCCGGCTATTTCGTCATTACCGCATTGAATCCGGCGCGAGCACTGGAGCAGTTGAGGAATAACGACTTCCCTACTGAGGTTCAACTGGTCGTCACGGACCACGTCATGCCCGATATGAGTGGAACAGAGTTTGTGCAGCAGATCCGTCGGTCCTTTCCGAAGATTCCTGTACTGGTGATCAGCGGCATGGAAGAGGCTGAGGCGTTGTATGACGGGCTACAGGTCGAATTCCGCCTGAAGCCTTTGCCTCCGGAGCAACTGCTCGAGTGCGTTCGAGAGCTGGTTGCAGAACCTGACGCATCGTCCACAGCGGATGTGCCGGCCGCCGTCACCATCCCTTCTGCGCGATAAACGGCGGTTTCTTACCGCCTCCGTTGCTGTTTTCCCTTGACGCTTGAGAGAATGGGGTGGAGGAATCCATGCAAAGCCATCCCATGCCCGAGTTCGGGAGTTTTGCGCTGCTTCTGGCCCTGGCGCTGAGCGCGTATACCCTTGTTGCGGGCGCGGTTGCGCTTTGGCGGTCACGGTCGATGCCTGGTTTTACGGCTGGCGGCGACGGAGCGGGACGGCTGGGCGAGACGGCTCGTAGAGCAGGCATCGCCAGCTTTATCGCGCTAAGCTGCGCAGCATTTGCGCTGGTCTGGGCTGCATTCACCAACGACTACTCGGTTTCGTACATCCTGCACCATACGAACCGCGACCTTAATACGGCCTACAAGTTCTCGGCGCTGTGGAGCGGCCAGGAGGGCTCGCTGCTGTTGTGGGCGTGGCTGTTGAGCTGCTACGGCTTTGTTCTGCGGATGCGTCACAGGGTGGATGTGCGGCTGTCGGCTTTTGCCTCGACGATTCTGGCAGGTATACAAGTCTTCTTTCTATTGCTGCTGAACTTTGCAGCTCCTCCATTTGCGATTCAGCCGGGACCGGTAGCGCAGGATGGCTTCGGGTTGAATCCGCTGCTGCAGTATCCCGAGATGGTGATTCATCCTCCGATGCTGTATCTGGGATATGTGGGGTTCTCAGTGCCGTTCGCCTTCGCTCTGGGCGCACTGATGATGCGGTATCCGGGGGAGAAGTGGATCCACATTACGCGGCGCTGGACGATGGTGACGTGGCTGTTTTTGACCTGCGGCATCTTTCTGGGAGCGCACTGGGCCTATAGCGTACTGGGCTGGGGCGGCTACTGGGGATGGGACCCGGTGGAGAATGCTTCGCTGATGCCCTGGTTGACGGGTACGGCGTTTCTGCATTCGGTGATGATGCAGGAGAAGCGCGGGATGATGAAGACGTGGAACGTCTGGCTGATCTTCTCGACGTTCCTGCTGACGATCCTGGGGACGCTGCTGACGCGCTCCGGCATCGTCTCGAGCGTCCATGCATTTGCGCAGTCGTCGATCGGTGACTGGTTCTACGGATTCATTCTGGTCGTCTTCGCAGTCTGCCTGTTTACGTTTTTCAAGCAGAAAGATCATCTGAAGAGTGAGAACAGGCTGGAGTCGATTGTCAGCCGCGAGTCTAGCTTCCTGTTCAACAATCTCATTCTGCTGACAGCTTGCTTTACGGTGCTCTGGGGGACCCTCTTCCCTGTTTTAAGCGAGTACGTGCAGGGTTCGAAGGTGACGGTAGGCGCGCCTTTCTATAACCGCGTGAATCTGCCGATCGGGATATTTCTGCTCTTTTTGACCGGCATTGGGCCGCTGCTGGCGTGGCGCTCGACCTCGCTGCGCACGATTCGCAGAAACTTTGTTCTGCCATGCATCGCGATGGCTGTTGCTCTGATTGTGTGCATCGTGGCGGGCGTAAGACCGTGGAACGCCGGCGACGACATGCAGGCGGAGCTCTTCTCACTGATCACCTTCACGCTGTCGGCTGGCGTGATTACAGCCATCGCAGCGGAGTTTCTGCGTGGCGCCGGTGTTGTGCGTACGCAGACTGGGAAAAACCTGCTGGCCTCAACGGTGTTGCTGGTGCGGCGGAATACGCGCCGTTATGGCGGCTACATTGTCCACTTCGGCATTGTGGTGATGTTTATCGGAATCGCCGGAGGAGCCTTCAACCAGTCGCGCGAGCAGGAGATGGGTTTTGGCGACACGATGCAGCTTGGCGGCTACAGGCTAGTGTGCCAGAGCTTCACACAGGACTCGAACCCAAATTTCGATACCGAGTACGCGCTACTGGATGTTTACAAGGGCTCGAAGAAGATTACACAGCTTGCGCCGGAGCGCCGCTTCTACATCGCCAGCCAGACGACATCGACGATGGTGGCGTTGCACTCGACACTGGCGCAGGATCTTTATGTGATCTATGAAGGCAAGAACCCGGATACGGATAAGCCGATCATCAAAGTCTTTATCAATCCGCTCATGAACTGGATATGGATTGGCGTGGTGATTGTGGTGCTGGGAACCTTCCTTGCTCTTATTCCCGCGCTTACGAAGTCTCCAGTACGCGCAGCTGTAACGGTTCCCTCGCCAGCCATTGCTGAGCCTGAGGTGCATCATGCTTAGGCGGATGACGACAACGCGATGGGCGCAGGGTGCGTTGGTCTGCCTGCTTGCGGTAGCGATGCTTGGCGCGGATTCAAGCTCACGCTTCGGCAAGCTAGGACACGAGATGGTTTGCGTCTGTGGCTGCGGGCAGATTCTGCTGGAGTGCAACCATGTCGGCTGCCCGGACTCGGACCGTATGATCGGCGAGCTGCGCCAGCAGGTCGCCGGTGGCGGCTCAAATACAGCGATTTTGAATTGGTTCTCGGCGAAGTATGGGCCGACGGTTCTGGCCGCGCCGATTCGCGGTGGTTTCGATAACGCGGCCTGGATCGCTCCTGCGGCGGTCTTTCTGCTTGCCACCGTGGGAACCGGGGTGCTGGTGTCGATGTGGCGTAAGCGTACGCGTCCGAGCACAGCCATAGCTGGAATGCCTGCTCATCCTCTTCAGGATGATGCGCTGCGGGAGAGAATCCGCCGGGAGACGGAGTACTGATGGGAACGGTTGCCGGACTCGTACTGACTATTGCGCTTTTCGTCTTTATCTTCTGGCCGGAGCGCAACCCGTTTTTTCAAGCGGATAAGACACGCCTGGATTATCTGCGGGAACGCAAGGAAGTGGTCTACGACAACCTGCGCGATCTGAACTTCGAGTACCTTGCCGGGAAGTATCCTGAGCAGGACTATGCCGAGCAGAGAGCAGCTCTCGAGAACGAAGCTGCAACGGTGCTCGCGGAGATGGACCTGCTGGAACGCCGCGCGGTAACCGCTCGATAAAGCGCAAGCTATCGCTGTTGCTCTACCTCAGCAATCATTGATTTGACGTAGACTTTAAGGGTGATCCGTCTATCTTTGCTTTCTCGTCGTCTGGCTGCCATCGCAGTTTTGTTTGCAGGATTCGGTGTGCTTGCTTCCGCTGAATCCATCACCGGAACCGTCGTCAATAAAACACATAACAAGCCTTCTGCCGGCGACGAGGTGGTTTTGATTCGGCTGGCCCAAGGAATGCAGGAAGCGACACGGACGACAACGGACGCGAAGGGACGCTTTACACTCGATGTGCCTGATCAGGGTGTCCACCTGGTGCGCGTGACGCACGACAAGGCCAACTACTTCCGGCCGGCGCCTCCAGGAACGCAGTCGGTTGAGGTTGAGGTCTTCGATGCTGCTGTAAAAGTGGCAGGCGTCAGCAGCGAGGCCGACGTGATGCGCATCCAGACGGACGAGAGTGGTAACACGTTGCGGATCGTGGAGAACTTCTTCATCAAGAATGAATCGAATCCACCCAAAACACAGTTCAGCGATCGGCCGTTTGAGTTTTATCTGCCCGCTGGCGCAGTGATTGAGGGCTCAGCTGCACTTGGACCTGGCGGGATGCCCGTGCAGGCTTCGCCGATGCCTTTGGGTGACCCGAATCATTACGCGTTCGTCTTCCCGATTCGCCCGGGCGAGACGCGGTTTCAGATTACGTATCATCTTCCCTACTCCGGCAGCCTGAAGCTCGGACCTAAACCTTCGATGGCCACCGACACGATCGCCATCATGATGCCGAAGAGCATGACTTTTCAAGCAGGCTCTTCATCCGCTTATTCGCCGGTGACGGAGGAGTTGGCGGCACAGACGTATGTGGCGCGGAACGTCTCGCCATCGCAGCCTCTTGAGTTTACGATCTCGGGTGCGGGGCAGCTTCCGCGTGATTCGCAGACTGGTGCTGCAGGTGGTGGAGCGGCTGGCGCCAGTGATACCGGTCAGCAGCCTGCCAGTGGTGCTTCTACGGCCTCCGATACGCGCCCGGGAGGCGGCCTGGGAAACCCCATCGACCCCCAGGGCACGAACGATCCCTGGGCAAAGTACAAATGGTGGATCCTTGGCGGTCTTGGCCTTGCGATGGCTGCAGGCGCAGGCGTGATGCTGAAGAACGGCAATCAGCCTGGGGGAGCTGTGCAAGCAATGGCTCCTGTCGTGCCTGTGGGAGCTGCGCCGCAGGCCGGAGGCGTGCTGACATCCTTGAAGGATGAGTTGTTCGCGCTGGAGACGGATCGTCTTGAGGGGCGCTTGAACGAGACGGAGTATGCAGAACAGAAGGCGGCTATCGAGGTTGTTCTGAAGCGGGCGCTCTCGCGGAAAGAGCCGCCCACGCTTTAGACCTTGTGATTCTGCGGCATGAAGTGTTGAAACCTTTTTGCGATACTGACGCTTATTGGAAGGGACCAGATCGAGTGCTGGAAAAGTTTCTTCGGGCTATACGGATGCTGGCGATGGTGGCATGGGTGGGTGGCCTTATGTTCTTTGCCTTTGTCGTTGCACCGGTTGCCTTCACGCGTCTAGCCAGCCAGCACCAGGCGGGGCTAGTTGTTGGAGGAACACTTGTCATCCTGCATTGGATCGGACTCGCCGGCGGTATTCTCTTCTGCCTTTGCACAGGCATTCTGTGGCTGCGTGCCGAGGTGCCGGCGCGCGTTGGGTTTGCGATTGAAGCGACATTGACCGTGATCATGCTGGTCGTCACAGCTTATTCGCAGTTCAGTATTCTGCCTCGTATGGAGCAGGACCGCGTGCAGGCCGGAGGCGAGATCGAAACTGCGGATATGACGAACCCCGCGCGTGTTCACTTCGAACGATTGCATGTTCTCTCGGAGAGGCTTGAGGGTCTGGTTTTGTTTTGCGGAATCGGTGTTGTTCTGGTGCTGGCGCGCGAATCGCAATGGCCTGAGACAGGTAAACTCAAAGAGTTATGATGTCCTGAGGCTGATGAGACTACGGGCCGAAATGGTTCGTTCTCTTTTATGCACGTCATTTTATGAAAGCTGGCAATACGGCACCGCCCACACGAAGATAACCGATGTCATCACTCTGGTTGAGCCTGACGCTTGGCGTCGCCGCGGCCCTGGCGGATTATCTGGGTGGAGTTCTGCTGGTGAGACGCTCACCTTCTGCGCGCTCGCTGCGGTACTTTGTGGCCCTGGGCGCGGGCTTTATGCTTGGGGCGGCCGTGCTGGAGATGATTCCTGAGGGGATCAACATCAATCCTCGAGGAGCTCCGCTGCTGGTATTGCTGGGGTACTGTGGGGTGCATTTGCTCGAGCATACGCTGGTACCTCATTTTCATTTTGGCGAAGAGACGCACCATGATGAGATTCTCTCTGCCAGAACCAGCTACTCTGTGCTGCTTGGCTTGGCGGCGCATACGTTCTTTGATGGCATTGCCATTGGGTCAGGCTTTGTGATTTCGCACTGGCTTGGCTGGGTGATCTTTATCGCTGTCTTTCTTCACAAGCTGCCGGAAGGATTTACGGTAGCAAGCGTAATGCTCGCCAGCGGACGCGGACAGCGGGCAGCACTCAATTCAGCGATGTTTCTGGGAGCAACGACGCTTGCCGGGGTGCTGGTGATCAATCTACAGCCTGCGTGGGTGCGCGTTGGATTGCCGCTATCGGCTGGCGTGACGATCTACGTCGCGGCAACAGATCTTGTGCCGGAGGTCAACCGAGAACCTGGTATTCGCATGGCTCTCGTCTTTTTTATTGGCGTCGTTATCTTTTTCCTCTTGAAGCTTTTAAGCCCCATTTAGTTTGCCGGAGCAACGACAAGCGTTACAGTCGCTGCGTGCTGAATGCTGTTTCCCGATGCTCCGGTCGCAGTGCCAGTAACGGTAATGGTGTAGCTCTTTGGTGTCTGCGTTGTCGACGTTCCTGTAAAGACGCGATCGCCGCAACCTGTTGCAGAGATCAACGTAAAGAGCGACAGAAGAGCCATGCAAGGCACTGCAATCCGTCTCCTTCGCAGATGCAGCAGAATTGTGGCAAAGGGCAACAGCGCGAAGGCAACACCCATGTTTTGCTGGACGAGTGCAGACCTGGGAGTCGCGACCGTCAAGGTCACGACCGTCGCGCTGGCTCCTGGGGGGACGTAGGCTGGATTAAAGGATGCGGTAGCCAGATTAGGAAGTCCAGCCGCAGAGAGCGATATCTGACTGGACAGTCCGGCTTGAGGTTGCACGGTAAAGGTAAAGTTAGCGGATGCTCCCGATACGATTGTCTGCGTAGTGGAACCTGTTGGGGCTAACGAAAAATCGACGGGACCCGAGGGAGAGCCCGGAATCGTAATTGGTGATGGCGACGAACTGCTCGGCATGAAGTTTCCATCGCCGGAGTAGGCCGCGATCAGACTATGCTGCCCGGTGCTGAGTGTGCTGGTTGAAAAGACTGCATCTCCTGATGCGTTGGGAACAAGTGAAGTGAGTGGGACTCCTTGATCCAGAATCGTAAGGATGCCTGTCGGTGTACCAGAGGTCGTACTTGCGACGTGCGACGTCAATGTCACCGTTTGGCCTGTCAGCGCGGCGGTTAGAGTCGTTGCGGAAGCAGCCTTGGTGATCGTCAGGCTCGGGGTGGAAGCCAGGACATAATTTCTGGCTGCCGCTCCTGCGAGATATACCACGACAGGATAATCACCGGGTGATGAAAACGTGGTGGCTCCAATCGAGAAGGTGGCCGATACGTTTGCCTGATCACGCGCAAGTATTCCTGTCAGTGTGCCGGCAATTTGTGGAATGGTTTGTCCATAGGAGATGGAAGCAGGCACGACAGTGGCCGTTATCGAGATTGGGCTTACCGTAAGTGTGAACGTCTGGCTCTGCGCGGGGCTATGTGTCTGGTCGCCTGTGTAGGTTGCTGTTAGTACATGCTGCCCGGCCTCCAAGGTGGAGGTATCGAATTGAGCCGTATTTGCCGAAAGCGTAACTTCTGCGATGGTGTTGGTGCTTGCAGCACGGCTATCAAAAAAGGTGACCCTGCCAGTGGCTCCTGAAGAATTCAGGCGCGCAGTGATGAAGCCGGAACCGTAAGAGACGACGGATGGTCCTGTAAGCGTGAGCACGCCTGGAATGGTCGTGCCAAGTCCAGCTATGGTCCTAAGCGAGGTGCTGTCGACAACCTGACGGATACGCGCGTTTGCCGTGTCGGCGATGCTCATGGCTCCCGCAGGAGAGAAGGAGACTCCTTGTGGGGTATCCAGACTTGCTTGCACAGGGGCGCTTCCGTCTCCTGCGAACATCTGTGTACCGTCTCCAGCTATCGTCGCGATGGCCCCCGTCGCGGAGTCAATTCGACGTATGCGATGATTCGCTGCATCCGCTATATAAACATTCCCTTGTACATCAAGGGATACACCCCGAGGCAACGCTAGTGACGTTAGCTGACCGTTTCCTGCGAGCGTTATTATTACGCCTGTAGAAGGGTCGACCTTGCGAATGCGATTGTTATTGGTATCGGCGATGTAAAGATTGCCGACTGAATCCACACCAATCCCATTGGGGGAATTCAATAAGGCTGTCGTTGCATTCGCACCTTCGCCATCAAACCCCTGATCTCCACTACCGGCTACAGTCGTGATTCTTCCTGTCGTATCGATCTTTCGGATGCGATGTGCCCTTGCATCTGCTACGTAAAGATTGCCTGGAGTATCTACTGCTATCGCTACAGGGAGATCAAGGCTGGCGTTCAATGCGGAGCCGCCATCCCCGCCAGCCCCTGCAGAGGAGCCTCCTGCAATGGTCGTAATCACTGCGGTCTTCAGATCGACACAACGGATGCGGTGATTATGGCTGTCAGAGATGTAGAGATTGCCTGCATGAACAGCCAAGCCCAGCGGTGAGTCAAGGAGCGCCTGCGTGGCCTGCCCACCATCTCCATCGAACCCCTGGATGCCGGTCCCCGCTATGGTTGTCATATTGCCTGTGTTATCAACCTTGCGGACGATGTGCCGAGCAGTCTCGGCGATATAAAGATTTCCCTGCGCATCAAACGCGATCGCCGAGGGCAGGAGCAGCGGGACGCTAGTCGCTGCAGTCTGCGAATGTGCAACGACTCCCGAGAAAAGCAGGATAAGCACCAATCTTGTTAGATTGGCGCGACAATACAAGGCAAAGGTGCTCAGCAGGCCCATGAAAGAGTTACCGCTGAGCTTACACGATCTGCCCGGTAAAACAGATATCTCTTTAGGTGAGCTGGCACAGAATCTCTGTGCCAGCCGAAGATCCATTATTCTGCGACTGTAGGGTTGCGCAGGCTGCCAAGCTTTTCGATCGTAAC is a genomic window containing:
- a CDS encoding glycosyltransferase family 61 protein, with translation MQQPYGPGLELIPDALGEKLTWAAKKVIRKADKTLLKPIDRLGLEKLRVTKLIAAKDRIGHEVHGYRVLHPAQSVSIAQPGDESFLALAKNYGSGTIPLAEAFVCEVSPAHYYPHLGLVANKDFEVFCDSVLLPHRFQLSPAYRSFKPRQTEHHIGVASTIQRIDSYSFWHWFADCLPQLLTIERYMEGQPLTLFITDDLGSFQRETLALVAPPSMTIQSVPGKTWIRADRFILPSYLSGRCNGYLHDAYYYDEIRRRIAHGFGLPKNPAKDLRIYLSRAGARRRRIKNERALVDLLSRYGFIEIQPEKLSLRDQVDMFQRAEVIAGPHGSGLGGIAFAPGAKVLVFYSEPHPSEYFYTMSRRVGAQHYGVIHNFSYDEDCVDDFPVDLDRIEATLAGPMGLEKK
- a CDS encoding sodium:solute symporter family protein, producing the protein MNLSIVDWLIMLVYFAFVLGIGFALKRYMRTSNDFFLAGRSIPAWVCGLAFISANLGAQEVIGMGASGAKYGINTSHFYWIGAVPAMIFVGIFMMPFYYGSKARSVPEYLRMRFDEKTRAVNAFSFAIMTVLSSGISMYAMALLIQTLGLLHGIVPDQYIFHVSVFLSAIIVLAYIFLGGLTSAIYNEVLQFFLIVAGFAPLVWIGLRNVGGWQGIKQTLPAAMTHSWRGMAHANTNTLGVEWVGLVMGLGFVLSFGYWCTDFLVVQRAMAADSEESARRVPLIAAIPKMFFPFLVILPGLIAVSITSHTSAAPTAIVTGSTGAALVDQHPHGIIPQKTDPLNGKAIVDSHGQPVYNYDLAIPVMLLHFFPTGILGLGLTALLASFMSGMAGNVTAFNTVWTYDIYQAYINKRATDAHYLWMGRMATIGGILLSIAAAYAATSFNNIMDALQLVFSFVNAPLFATFLLGMFWKRTTGHAAFTGLISGTLAALVHHGLTMPTDATPGIHGGWISVVHRYSSEMAQNFWTAIFAFSVNLIVTIAVSLVTKPRPDSELVGLVYSLTPKPAEHHLAWYQKPSTLAWSVLGLLVILNLIFA
- a CDS encoding response regulator, with the translated sequence MPTTKTILLVDDNAVQAAIRQVILRRSGYFVITALNPARALEQLRNNDFPTEVQLVVTDHVMPDMSGTEFVQQIRRSFPKIPVLVISGMEEAEALYDGLQVEFRLKPLPPEQLLECVRELVAEPDASSTADVPAAVTIPSAR
- a CDS encoding heme lyase CcmF/NrfE family subunit, giving the protein MQSHPMPEFGSFALLLALALSAYTLVAGAVALWRSRSMPGFTAGGDGAGRLGETARRAGIASFIALSCAAFALVWAAFTNDYSVSYILHHTNRDLNTAYKFSALWSGQEGSLLLWAWLLSCYGFVLRMRHRVDVRLSAFASTILAGIQVFFLLLLNFAAPPFAIQPGPVAQDGFGLNPLLQYPEMVIHPPMLYLGYVGFSVPFAFALGALMMRYPGEKWIHITRRWTMVTWLFLTCGIFLGAHWAYSVLGWGGYWGWDPVENASLMPWLTGTAFLHSVMMQEKRGMMKTWNVWLIFSTFLLTILGTLLTRSGIVSSVHAFAQSSIGDWFYGFILVVFAVCLFTFFKQKDHLKSENRLESIVSRESSFLFNNLILLTACFTVLWGTLFPVLSEYVQGSKVTVGAPFYNRVNLPIGIFLLFLTGIGPLLAWRSTSLRTIRRNFVLPCIAMAVALIVCIVAGVRPWNAGDDMQAELFSLITFTLSAGVITAIAAEFLRGAGVVRTQTGKNLLASTVLLVRRNTRRYGGYIVHFGIVVMFIGIAGGAFNQSREQEMGFGDTMQLGGYRLVCQSFTQDSNPNFDTEYALLDVYKGSKKITQLAPERRFYIASQTTSTMVALHSTLAQDLYVIYEGKNPDTDKPIIKVFINPLMNWIWIGVVIVVLGTFLALIPALTKSPVRAAVTVPSPAIAEPEVHHA
- a CDS encoding cytochrome c-type biogenesis protein, which gives rise to MLRRMTTTRWAQGALVCLLAVAMLGADSSSRFGKLGHEMVCVCGCGQILLECNHVGCPDSDRMIGELRQQVAGGGSNTAILNWFSAKYGPTVLAAPIRGGFDNAAWIAPAAVFLLATVGTGVLVSMWRKRTRPSTAIAGMPAHPLQDDALRERIRRETEY
- a CDS encoding carboxypeptidase-like regulatory domain-containing protein, with product MLSRRLAAIAVLFAGFGVLASAESITGTVVNKTHNKPSAGDEVVLIRLAQGMQEATRTTTDAKGRFTLDVPDQGVHLVRVTHDKANYFRPAPPGTQSVEVEVFDAAVKVAGVSSEADVMRIQTDESGNTLRIVENFFIKNESNPPKTQFSDRPFEFYLPAGAVIEGSAALGPGGMPVQASPMPLGDPNHYAFVFPIRPGETRFQITYHLPYSGSLKLGPKPSMATDTIAIMMPKSMTFQAGSSSAYSPVTEELAAQTYVARNVSPSQPLEFTISGAGQLPRDSQTGAAGGGAAGASDTGQQPASGASTASDTRPGGGLGNPIDPQGTNDPWAKYKWWILGGLGLAMAAGAGVMLKNGNQPGGAVQAMAPVVPVGAAPQAGGVLTSLKDELFALETDRLEGRLNETEYAEQKAAIEVVLKRALSRKEPPTL
- a CDS encoding DUF4149 domain-containing protein; its protein translation is MLEKFLRAIRMLAMVAWVGGLMFFAFVVAPVAFTRLASQHQAGLVVGGTLVILHWIGLAGGILFCLCTGILWLRAEVPARVGFAIEATLTVIMLVVTAYSQFSILPRMEQDRVQAGGEIETADMTNPARVHFERLHVLSERLEGLVLFCGIGVVLVLARESQWPETGKLKEL
- a CDS encoding ZIP family metal transporter gives rise to the protein MSSLWLSLTLGVAAALADYLGGVLLVRRSPSARSLRYFVALGAGFMLGAAVLEMIPEGININPRGAPLLVLLGYCGVHLLEHTLVPHFHFGEETHHDEILSARTSYSVLLGLAAHTFFDGIAIGSGFVISHWLGWVIFIAVFLHKLPEGFTVASVMLASGRGQRAALNSAMFLGATTLAGVLVINLQPAWVRVGLPLSAGVTIYVAATDLVPEVNREPGIRMALVFFIGVVIFFLLKLLSPI